The genome window CTCCTCAAGCGTGCCGAGGACCACAATTGGTACTGGGGCGAGCAGGCCAAGGAACTCGAGTGGTTCAAGCCCTACACCCAGATACTGGACGACTCTGACGCCCCGTTCTTCAAGTGGTTCGCGGACGGCAAGTTCAACATCGTCCACAACTGCCTCGACCGCCATGTGAAAGCCGGCCGGGGCGACCGCGTCGCTTACATCTACGAGCCGGAGCCCACCGACCAGAAGGTCGAGCGCTGGACCTACGCCATGCTCTACAAGGAAGTCAACAAGCTGGCAAACGCGTTGAAGAAACTCGGCGTCGTGAAGGGCGACCGGGTCATGATCTTCATGCCGATGATCCCGCAGCTGCCGGTGGCGATGCTCGCCTGCGCGAAGCTGGGCGCCATCCACTCGGTGGTCTTCTCCGGATTCTCCTCCTCCTCGCTGCGCGACCGCATCAACGACTGTGAAGCCAAATTGCTCATCACCACCGATGGCGGCTACCGCCGCGGCAAGGTCGTGACGTTGAAGAGCAATGCCGATCCGGGTCTGGGCGACTGCAAGTCGATCCAGAACGTCATCGTCTTCAAGCGCGCCGGCAACCCGGTGACGATGCAGCCCGGCCGCGACCACTGGTGGCACGACATCACGGCGAACGAGCCCGACGAGTGCCCGACCGAGCAGCTCGACCCGGAATCACCCCTGTACATGCTCTACACTTCGGGCACGACCGGCAAACCCAAGGGCATCGTCCACGTACACGGCGGGTACGCGGTTGGCACGTCCTCGACCCTCAGGTTCGTCTTCGACATCAAGCCTGAGAAGGACATCTGGTGGTGCGCGGCCGACGTCGGCTGGGTGACCGGCCACTCCTACATCGTGTACGCCCCGCTGATGCTCGGCGCCACGTCAGTGCTCTACGAGGGCGCTCCCGACACGCCGGCCCCGGACCGCTGGTGGTCGATAATCGCCCGCGAAAAGGTGACTATTCTGTACACTTCGCCTACGGCCATCCGGATGTTCATGCGCTTCGGCGAGGAGTTCCCGAAAAAGCACGACCTCTCCTCGCTCCGCCTGCTCGGGTCCGTGGGCGAGCCGATTAACCCGGAGGCGTGGCGCTGGTACCGGAAGAACATCGGCGCGGACAAACTGCCGATAATGGACACCTGGTGGCAAACCGAGACCGGCAACTTCATGATTTCGCCGCTTCCGATTACGCCGCTCAAAGCGGGCACGGCCACGCGGCCTCTGCCAGGCGTGATGGCCGACGTCGTCACCGGCGAAGGCAATCCGATCAAGCCGATGGAGAACGGGTTCGGCGTGCTGCTCAAGCCGTGGCCGGCGATGCTGCGTACGCTGTACAAAGACCCGGCACGGTACAAGGATGCCTACTGGTCCCGCTTCCCGGGCAAGTACCTGATGGGCGATTCCTGCACCAGGGACACCGACGGCTACTTCTGGTTCCGGGGCCGGGCCGACGAGGTTCTCAACGTCGCCGGGCACCGTCTGGGCACCGCTGAGATCGAATCCGCGCTTGTCGCGCACGCCGCGGTCGCCGAGGCCGCGGTCATCGGCGTTCCTGACCCGATCAAGGGCGACGTGCCCAAGGCGTACGTTTCTCTGAAGGTCGGGTTTGAGAAGTCCGACGCCCTCAAAGAGGAACTCAAGAAATGGGTGTCGACCGAGATCGGCCCGATTGCCCGGCCCGACTCAATCGAGTTCCGGGACAAACTGCCCAAGACCCGCTCGGGCAAGATCATGCGCCGCCTACTCAAAGCCGAGGCCCTGGGCAAGGACGTCGGCGACATCTCGACACTTGACGAGTGAGGAACTGGCGGCTCTTGGCCGCCAGCTTGCAGCCCGTAATCACAGCAGGGGCACGCCTGAGCGAGCCCCTGCTGTCATGATGCAGCCGGGGCCGGACTCCGGCCCGCTGCTGATACTCAAGGAGGCTAGTTCATGAGTGAAGGAAAGGTATTCAACCGCTGGCTGATCGTGGTCGGCGCCATTCTCGTCCAGCTCTGCCTGGGCGCTGTGTACGCATGGAGCGTCTTCCGTGACCCGATACGCGACCTGCTGAATGTGAAGCTGGCCCAGGCGCAACTGCCCTTCAGCTTCGTGCTCATCTTCTTCGCGCTGGCCACGGTCCTTGGCGGCAAACTACAGGACCGACTCGGCCCCAAGATCGTCGCCATCATCGGCGGAGCACTGCTCGGCATCGGCATGATCATCGCAAGCCAAGCAGGCAGCATCGCCGGCATGGTCATCGGGTACGGCATGATCTCCGGCATCGGCATTGGGTTCGCCTACGTCTGCCCCATTGCCTGCGGAGTCAAGTGGTTCCCGGACAAGCGTGGCCTCATCTCCGGCCTGTCAGTCGCGGGGTTCGGCGCCGGCGCGCTTATTGTCGGTCCGCTTGCCCAGAGCCTCATGCGTTCCATCGGCGCGGCCCGGCAGGTTCCGTCGGAACTTGCCGGCCGGCTCACCGCCAAACTCGCGCCCGCCTTCACCGATACGCTGGCGCTCAAGTCCGCACTGACCGCCGCCGACTCGACGGCCGCCGTCAATACGGCCGGGCTTCAGGCCGCCGCCGCCAAGGCGGCGGTGCTGCCCCTCGGCGTTCAACCGACTTTCCTCTACCTCGGCATCGCCTACATCATCATTGTCGCTCTTGGCGCACTTATTCTGCGCAACCCGCCGCCCGGATACAAGCCTGCCGGCTGGAACCCGCCCGGGCCAGCAGCCGGAGCCCCGGTGAAGTCCGACTTCACCGCCGGACAGGTTCTAGGCACCGGACAGTTCTGGCTGATCTGGCTGCTCTACTTCTGCGGTGCCGGCACCGGCTTGATGATGATCGGCCAGACCGCGCCTATCGGCAAAGAGATGGCCGGCCTGACCCCGGCAATGGCTGCTATCGGAGTGAGCGTACTGGCGATATTCAACGCTCTCGGCCGCATCTTCTGGGGACGGGTATCTGACTCGATCGGCAGGACCAAGGCGCTGTTCATCATCTACCTCATCAACGGCGCCGCCGTCTTCAGCTACTTCGTGATTCCGGCATTCCATGCCTGGTACTGGGTTGGTATCGCCCTGGTCGGCCTCACCTTCGGCGGCTACCTGGCCATATACCCGGCCATCAACGCCGATTTCTTCGGTACCAGGAACGCGGGCGTTAACTACGGCCTCATCTTCACCGCCTATGGATTTGGCGGACTGTCCGGCAACCTGCTCGCCCCCATCGTCAAGCAGGCAACCAACAATTACAACCTTGCTTTCATTCTGTCCGGCGTACTTTGCTTGGTTTCCGCGGTGCTCATCCTGCTGCTGAAGGCGCCGCGGGCGAAGGCGGCCGCCGGCTCTTAAACCAGGAGGAATTGCGTGAAGAAGTTGTCACCAACCGAGATCGAGCAGCTTGTCGCCAAGGCCAGGAAACCCGCGGCCGACGCGATGCTGCTGCACCCGTTCTACAAAGGCAAGTA of candidate division WOR-3 bacterium contains these proteins:
- the acs gene encoding acetate--CoA ligase; this encodes MAEEQLYHPSKELVENSNIMAFMKKHAIADLDALLKRAEDHNWYWGEQAKELEWFKPYTQILDDSDAPFFKWFADGKFNIVHNCLDRHVKAGRGDRVAYIYEPEPTDQKVERWTYAMLYKEVNKLANALKKLGVVKGDRVMIFMPMIPQLPVAMLACAKLGAIHSVVFSGFSSSSLRDRINDCEAKLLITTDGGYRRGKVVTLKSNADPGLGDCKSIQNVIVFKRAGNPVTMQPGRDHWWHDITANEPDECPTEQLDPESPLYMLYTSGTTGKPKGIVHVHGGYAVGTSSTLRFVFDIKPEKDIWWCAADVGWVTGHSYIVYAPLMLGATSVLYEGAPDTPAPDRWWSIIAREKVTILYTSPTAIRMFMRFGEEFPKKHDLSSLRLLGSVGEPINPEAWRWYRKNIGADKLPIMDTWWQTETGNFMISPLPITPLKAGTATRPLPGVMADVVTGEGNPIKPMENGFGVLLKPWPAMLRTLYKDPARYKDAYWSRFPGKYLMGDSCTRDTDGYFWFRGRADEVLNVAGHRLGTAEIESALVAHAAVAEAAVIGVPDPIKGDVPKAYVSLKVGFEKSDALKEELKKWVSTEIGPIARPDSIEFRDKLPKTRSGKIMRRLLKAEALGKDVGDISTLDE
- a CDS encoding OFA family MFS transporter, which codes for MSEGKVFNRWLIVVGAILVQLCLGAVYAWSVFRDPIRDLLNVKLAQAQLPFSFVLIFFALATVLGGKLQDRLGPKIVAIIGGALLGIGMIIASQAGSIAGMVIGYGMISGIGIGFAYVCPIACGVKWFPDKRGLISGLSVAGFGAGALIVGPLAQSLMRSIGAARQVPSELAGRLTAKLAPAFTDTLALKSALTAADSTAAVNTAGLQAAAAKAAVLPLGVQPTFLYLGIAYIIIVALGALILRNPPPGYKPAGWNPPGPAAGAPVKSDFTAGQVLGTGQFWLIWLLYFCGAGTGLMMIGQTAPIGKEMAGLTPAMAAIGVSVLAIFNALGRIFWGRVSDSIGRTKALFIIYLINGAAVFSYFVIPAFHAWYWVGIALVGLTFGGYLAIYPAINADFFGTRNAGVNYGLIFTAYGFGGLSGNLLAPIVKQATNNYNLAFILSGVLCLVSAVLILLLKAPRAKAAAGS